The genomic segment ATTCTTGCCGGAAGACGCAATCTGGACAGTGAAATTCTTGAATCCATATATATGAACAAGAGATGGCGGGAAAGATACCGCATCATACTTGCGCTTTGCAGAAACCCCAGGACACCGCAAAAGATTTCTGTCTCATTGCTGAAATCACTGCGGATTTTCGACGTCTCTGATTTAACCAGGAACCATACTGTCCCCGTTGGGGTGAGAATGAAGGCCGAGGCAATGATCAATGAGAAGATGTTATCCCTTCCGTTAGGCATAAAAAAGGCGCTCGCAAAAAGGGTAAGCGGAAATGTTCTTCTGAGACTTATTGAAGACGGAATGAAAGAAGTGGTTGCATCGTGCCTGAACAGCCCCTGCATGACCGAAGGCATCGTCTGCAAGGTGCTGAACCTGAAAAAAATCGCATCCCATGTGGTCAGACAGATTGCGGAGCATCCGAAATGGGCTTTGAGGTATGACATACAATGGTCCCTTATCCGTAATAACCACGCGCCGCTCGTCAGAGTAGTACACTTCCTCCGTAACATGAAGACGCGTGATCTCGAAGAACTCTACTCATCCCCCGAAGTGCCGAAAAGTACGAAGCCGTTTATTTTCAGGGAACTCTCGGACAGGGGAAAAGCAGGATGACAGGCCGGAACCGGTATCCCTATAATATGTTACACATTAAACCTGAAATTGATGACGTCGCCGTCACTGACCTCATATGTTTTGCCTTCAAGACGCAGCAGGCCTTTTTCCCGTGCAGCCTGGATGCTGCCGGAAGCAATCAGGTTATCGAATGAGATAACCTCTGCACGTATAAATCCCCTTTTTATGTCAGTATGAACCTTCCCTGCGGCCTTCTGTGCAGGGGTGCCTTTTTTTATTGTCCATGATCTCACCTCGTTGCCTGCATAGGTAAAAAAGGATATCAGGCCGAGGCTTCTGAAACACTCGTGGACCAGTCTGCGTGATGCCGGGATATCCAGCCCCATTTCATCGAGGAACGGTTTTCTGTCCTCAGGAGTAAGCTGTGCTATTTCCATTTCGATCTTTCCGCATAATGCCAGTAAGGGAAGAGAAGGAAATCGGCCTGTGAGAGAAGACAATGTATCGGTCAGATGATTGGTGCGTACATCTTCTTCTCCAAAATTCAGCACAATAATCACGGGGACTGTTGAGAGAAACTGCAGATGACTCATCGATCGCAGCTCTTCATCAGAGAACGCCGCATCTCTTAAGGGGATGTCACGGGAGAGCGCGTCTTTGCATTTGAGGAGCAGCGATGTTTCGGATTCATCAGGCTTTTTTCCATGTTTTTGCCCTTCCTTTATACGTTCAAGACGTTTTTCAACAAGTTCCATGTCTCCGAAAATAAGTTCAAGAGCAATGGTCTCAATATCTCTCAAAGGATTGTTTTCTCCCAAGGGATGCGGTACAGAATCATCATGAAATGCCCTCACCACATGGACAATTGCATCAGAATCCTTAATCAGGTCAAATACCCTGATATTTTGTTTAAGATCGCCTTTTGTAAGGCCGACAGAATCAACACAATCCATGACTGCATGCGTGGTTTTCCTGGGAGTGAACAGCCTTGTGAGGCTGTCAAGCCTTTCATCCGGAACCTGTATGATGCCGATATGCGGTTCTCCACCAGATGTCTGATACCTTGCGGTCTCTCTGTTCTGGCCGGTAATGGCGTTGAAAATCGTGGTTTTCCCGCTGTTTGGCAGTCCGATAATCGATACTTTCATTTCAACTTCCCCCGGAAAGCGAAAACATACCGTGACCCGTCCGGAAAGGTCTATGCAGGGTACCGTATGACAGGCCTTCCGTGTTCCTCTTCTAAATTCTGCATACATTGCAGTGATATTTCAAGCCCGAATACCGCAAAAAAAACAGAGCAAGTCTGGCGATGCAATCTTAGTGTCATAGCGCGAGATTGCCACGTATCTGATCCATCCGGCCTCTCGATAAAAAGTGCATATGTATTGAAGAAATCATGGGAGGAAGCGATTCTATAATCTTCATGATGGTATCTGTGTGCCCTTTTCTGCGTACCAGGGATGGCTGACGGAGAGAATAGGGAAAAAGACGAAAAGAGTTATTCCCATGGGATGTGAAGAGCCTGAATAAATAATGCGGAAGACGTGGAGTATGATAGAATAATGATAAACAGTTTTCAGGAATTGCCATAATATGATCCCAATACCAACGTGTCAACAGGAGGAAAAATGAGTATCCGGAAATCCGACAAAGAAAGATTTGCGTCATTTATCATACTCTCGCTTGTTTCAGCAATGATGGTGTTTTTCTCTGCCATAATATCTTTTCCTGCACGTGCGGAAGACATAAAAGTATCAGAAAAACCGTCGGATATCCTCTCCAGTATCGGGGCTGCGACCGCAGGGATTGTCGATTCGGTAAGGCCTGCGGTAGTGAACATCTCCACCATGAGAACGGTGAAGATGCAGGGCGGTTATAATCCCTTTTTTGACGATCCCATGTTCAGACGTTTTTTTGGAGACCAGTTCAGGGTTCCGAAAGAACGTAAATCAGCCAACCTCGGATCAGGTGTCATCGTAGATCCGAAGGGCTATATATTAACGGCAAATCATGTTATTCAGGGCGCGGAAGAGATCAAGGTTACCCTTTCTGACAGGAGAGAGTTCACGGGGAAGATTGTAGGAAATGATGCGATGACTGATATTGGGATAATAAAAATAGAGGCAAAAAACCTTCCGACAATACAATGGGGTGACTCTGACAAGCTGAGGGTGGGAGAGACGGTACTTGCGATCGGGAGCCCGTATGGCTTAAGTCAGACCGTAACCATGGGGATTGTAAGCGCTGTCGGACGGGCCAATGTCGGCATTGCTGACTATGAGGATTTTATCCAGACTGATGCCGCAATAAACCCCGGAAACTCGGGAGGGGCTCTCGTGAATGTCAGGGGGGAACTCGTGGGAATCAATACTGCCATTTTCAGTACAAGCGGCGGTTATCAGGGGATAGGGTTTGCCGTGCCTACAAGCATGGCAAAATCAGTCATGGACAGCCTCATCAGCAAAGGAAAGGTTGTGAGGGGATGGATGGGGGTTACCATACAGCCTTTAACTCAGGAGCTTGCCAAACAATTCGGGATAGAGGATGAAAAAGGCCTGCTCGTAGGTGATGTTACGGAAGGAAGTCCGGCTGAAAAGGCCGGTATCCAGAGAGGAGATGTTATCGTCGAATTCGAAGGGAAAAAAATAGAAGACCCCAATCAGCTCAGGAATCTTGTAGCCAATACCGAGCCAGGGAAAAAAGTGAAGATGAAGATTATCAGGGAAAAAAAGACGGAAGTGAAGGTTATGACCATCACCGAACTGCCTTCGGACAAGCAGGAATTGTCGAGGGAAGAGTATAACAATCTGTTGAGCGGTGTCTATGTGCAGGACATCTCTCCGGAAATCTCGGGAAGACTCAACCTCCCCAAGAAGCTCAGGGGAGTTGTTGTTGCAAGTGTCGCGGATGACAGCCCTGCCGCGATGGTGCTCATGCAGGGGGATGTGATTCAGGAGATTAACCGGCAGAAAATAACGGGAGTGAAGGAATATGAGAAGGTTGCGTCAAGGATTAAGGCGGGACAGGACATATTGCTACTTATATTCAGAGGAGGGGCATCTGTCTTCATAACGCTCTCGGAGAAATAATGTGCGGATATTATAAAAACTCTCGAGGTGCTGAAAAAGCTGGAACTGACAGTAGAACGTCTGTATCTTTTTTATCAAAAATTGTTTACATCCGATCATGATGCCTCTGCATTCTTCCATCAACTGAGTCTTGATGAGCAATCACATGCAGAAATTATCGACTACCAGATCAGGATTATCAGGAAAAACAGGGGCCTTTTTAAAGATGTTGAGTATGACATTGAGACTCCTGCTCAGATGATATCTGACATTGAGAAATTGGTCAGCAAGAGAGAACATTTTGAGAAGATAAGAACCATGGCTGAGAGCAGGGGATACCTGGTATAGAGAAAACTGCATCAGGAAATTCAGAGTGTTTCCCGTCTCAGCAGACATCGTTATCGCATGGAGCTGCAATAGTCCTCCACGGTGCTGTAACTGATTAAAATTAATGGATAATATTCCTTCATAACTTTTTCATATTCTCTTCGCAATTTCTTCATAATGTTTATGTAATTTAATAAGAAAAAGAAAGCAACGGAAAGGAGAAGAATGCTACTCAGAAAGAGGCCGCTGATCATCGCAGCAGTATTTGCCGTATTTGGAATCATTGTCGGGCTTGTCATGTCGTCGAATTTCGGCTTCCATGTGAAGGGGTATACCGATGACTCAAAAATAACGGAGAAATCGGTTCAGCTGCTTTCGAGAACCAACCAGGCGATGGCAGAGCTTGTCGCGGTTGTGAAGCCGTCGGTTGTCAATATCGCGTCAGTAAGAAAGGTGAAAAGCGGAGGAGTTCCCTCACCATTTACGAATGATCCTTTTTTCAGAAGATTTTTCGGGGATAATTTTGGTCCTCCCGAAAAACAGAAGGAATTCAAGAAGTCAGGTCAGGGTTCAGGAGTTATCGTGGACAAGGAAGGATATATCCTTACCAATAACCACGTTGTAAGGGGTGCTGACGAAATTAAGGTAACATTGTCAGACCAGAGAGAATTCAGGGGCAAAGTGATAGGAGCAGACCCCAAGACCGATCTGGCTGTGATTAAGATTGATTCTGACAATCTGCCGGTGATTGCCATGGGAGATTCTGACAGGCTGAAGGTTGGAGAAACTGTTCTCGCTGTGGGAAATCCCTACGGTCTGAGCCATACGGTTACTTCAGGGATAGTAAGTGCCACGGGACGGGCCAATGTGGGAATTGCTGATTATGAGGATTTTATCCAGACAGACGCTCCCATCAATCCGGGAAATTCGGGCGGAGCGCTTGTCAACATAAAAGGTGAACTCATAGGGATTAACACAGCGATATTCAGCACTACCGGTGGCTACCAGGGCATAGGTTTTTCGATCCCGAGCAATATGGCAAAAAATGTAATGGAGAGCCTGATTGCGCACGGAAAAGTTGTCAGGGGATGGCTCGGGGTCACCATACAGCCGTTAACTCAGGAACTTGTAAGGCAGTTTCATCTGAAAGATGACAAGGGCGTTCTTGTAGGCGATGTGAACGAGGAAAGTCCTGCGCAAAAAGCGGGTATCCTGAGGGGTGATGTGATCATTGAATACGACGGCAGAAAGGTTGATGGTGTGGTCGGTCTCAGAAATATGGTCGCAGGGACGGTGCCTGAACGTGAGGTCAGGATCCAGCTTCTGCGGGACGGAAAACCTCAGGCGGTTGAGGTAAGAATAACAGAGATGAGTGCTGAACCACAGAAACTGGCCGGGACATTCGAGAATCAGCTGAAGGGGGTAGTTGTCCGGGATCTTACACCATCAATGAAGAAGACCCTTGATATCCCGAACCGTATTAACGGAGTTCTGATAGCTGATATTGCAGACGAAAGTCCTGCAGATGATATGCTCAGAAAAAACGATGTCATCATGGAAATCAACAGGACAGGAATCGCGGACACCAGAGAGTATGAAAGGGCGCTATCGAAAATCAGGTCTGATGAGAATATCCTTCTCCTCGTGTTCAGGCAGAACTCAACCTTCTATGTAACTCTTTCATCGCAGTAGGAAGTTTGATGGCTGAAAAAGCAGCAACACAACATATCAGAAAAAGGTGGTGAAAAAATGAAAGTCCATAAATGCATGCAGTGTGACAACAAGACGCACCAGAAAGACGGTATTTGCGTTTCATGCAGGCTGGGCATCACGCAGATGTATACGGAACTTGCAGAACTGATGAAAAAGGACAAGAAATATACCCTGCGTACCCGCAAAACCTGCAGCTAACACAGGTTCTCCCCTCCTTACATTCAGTCCCCCTCCTGTCAAAAGGAGGGGGACTGAATTTCTCTCCCGATCGCATCCCGAAGGCTTTGCAGGCATACGAGAAACTTTTTTGTGATATGAATCACATAAAAAAATTGTGATTGCCTTTAGACTGTTAATAAGGGATGTTTTTTCTTTTTCTAAAATGACATCATTCTATACAAACAAATACGAACGTGCGTTTCTTGATTGCAGGATTGAATATGTGTTCGATATGCAGTGCGGCGATACGTACGAGGGAATCATTGACAATATCAGCGAAGCAGGGTTCTGCCTTGTAACACAGACTCCCCTGCACGAGGGACAGGAAATCACCATAAGAAGCATACTGTATTTTCCTTCTCAAACGGCGGTTGTGTGCTGGGTTACGCAGGATGAGAATGATTGTTACAGGGCGGGAATGAAATTCATTTAATTTTCCCCGGATTCAGCAGACCGATTCTTTTCATGACTTCCGTGAGAGGTATCTTCAGTTTCCTGGCTGCCTTTTTGCAGTCTTCGTACTCAGGAATCATTTTTGTAATGTCCCTGCCGTCTCCGGAGAGCTTGACCCTTATCTTTCCAAATTCGGTGTCAATTACTCTGATTGCACGGTCAAGGATTTTTCTTTCTGTTTCATGAAATCTCAGTCCGAGAGTCGGTGTTTCCGAGAAGATGATTTTTACGAGTGTTTCCAGACGTTCCCTGTGACAGAGAGCGGTCAGTTTCGTACCGGGCCTGGATTTTTTCATGATGATCTGTGTGAGGAAGACGTCAAGAGCCCCAGCCTTGTAGAGAAGCTCCATGACATATTCAAAAATCTGGGGATTCATGTCATCAATATTGGTTTCGATCACCATGATGCTGTCCCCGTTGCTGTTATCATGTGCTGAATGCATATTGCCTATCATGATTCTCAGTATGTTCGGCCAGTCACTGAAATTCCTGCTTCCGGCACCCAACGCCAAACTTGAAATTTCCATGTCGGGCATGTTGCCGAAGCCTGAGCAAATCTCTCTGATGATCGCGGCTCCTGTGGGGGTAGTCAGTTCACAAGGGACACCCCTGGAAAATACTGGCACTTTTTTCAGGATCTCTGCGGTAGCAGGGGCGGGTACCGGAAGCATGCCGGTCTCGGTACTGACCATACCGCTTCCGAGATTGAGCGGGGATGAAAAAACTTTTTCTATGCCGAGCATATTCAGGCCGATCACTGTTCCGAAAATATCTATCAGGCAGTCGACAGAGCCGAGCTCATGCAGATGAACGCGATTGAATGCTACGCCATGGACCTTTGCCTCTGCGGTGAAAAGTCTTTTGAAAATCCTGAGACCCTTCAGCTTAATCTCATTTGAGAGAGACGATGAAAGGACGGTTTTTTCGACATCTTTCCAGCTTCTGATGACTTTTTGAACGCGTCCTGCTGCCGGGCGGAAGGTGACATCGACCTTGGTTGCGGCAAGGTGCGATCGCATTACTCTCCCGGACGTCAGACGGTAACCACTCAAAGGGATTTTTTTCAGTTCCCTGTTCAGATCCCTTAAAGGCAATCCTGCGTCAATTAATGCGCCGAGGCACATGTCTCCGCTTATTCCTGAAAAACAGTCGAAATATGCTGCTTTCAAAACAGATC from the Nitrospirota bacterium genome contains:
- the ychF gene encoding redox-regulated ATPase YchF yields the protein MKVSIIGLPNSGKTTIFNAITGQNRETARYQTSGGEPHIGIIQVPDERLDSLTRLFTPRKTTHAVMDCVDSVGLTKGDLKQNIRVFDLIKDSDAIVHVVRAFHDDSVPHPLGENNPLRDIETIALELIFGDMELVEKRLERIKEGQKHGKKPDESETSLLLKCKDALSRDIPLRDAAFSDEELRSMSHLQFLSTVPVIIVLNFGEEDVRTNHLTDTLSSLTGRFPSLPLLALCGKIEMEIAQLTPEDRKPFLDEMGLDIPASRRLVHECFRSLGLISFFTYAGNEVRSWTIKKGTPAQKAAGKVHTDIKRGFIRAEVISFDNLIASGSIQAAREKGLLRLEGKTYEVSDGDVINFRFNV
- a CDS encoding DegQ family serine endoprotease, producing MSIRKSDKERFASFIILSLVSAMMVFFSAIISFPARAEDIKVSEKPSDILSSIGAATAGIVDSVRPAVVNISTMRTVKMQGGYNPFFDDPMFRRFFGDQFRVPKERKSANLGSGVIVDPKGYILTANHVIQGAEEIKVTLSDRREFTGKIVGNDAMTDIGIIKIEAKNLPTIQWGDSDKLRVGETVLAIGSPYGLSQTVTMGIVSAVGRANVGIADYEDFIQTDAAINPGNSGGALVNVRGELVGINTAIFSTSGGYQGIGFAVPTSMAKSVMDSLISKGKVVRGWMGVTIQPLTQELAKQFGIEDEKGLLVGDVTEGSPAEKAGIQRGDVIVEFEGKKIEDPNQLRNLVANTEPGKKVKMKIIREKKTEVKVMTITELPSDKQELSREEYNNLLSGVYVQDISPEISGRLNLPKKLRGVVVASVADDSPAAMVLMQGDVIQEINRQKITGVKEYEKVASRIKAGQDILLLIFRGGASVFITLSEK
- the larC gene encoding nickel pincer cofactor biosynthesis protein LarC; protein product: MKAAYFDCFSGISGDMCLGALIDAGLPLRDLNRELKKIPLSGYRLTSGRVMRSHLAATKVDVTFRPAAGRVQKVIRSWKDVEKTVLSSSLSNEIKLKGLRIFKRLFTAEAKVHGVAFNRVHLHELGSVDCLIDIFGTVIGLNMLGIEKVFSSPLNLGSGMVSTETGMLPVPAPATAEILKKVPVFSRGVPCELTTPTGAAIIREICSGFGNMPDMEISSLALGAGSRNFSDWPNILRIMIGNMHSAHDNSNGDSIMVIETNIDDMNPQIFEYVMELLYKAGALDVFLTQIIMKKSRPGTKLTALCHRERLETLVKIIFSETPTLGLRFHETERKILDRAIRVIDTEFGKIRVKLSGDGRDITKMIPEYEDCKKAARKLKIPLTEVMKRIGLLNPGKIK
- a CDS encoding Do family serine endopeptidase, with amino-acid sequence MLLRKRPLIIAAVFAVFGIIVGLVMSSNFGFHVKGYTDDSKITEKSVQLLSRTNQAMAELVAVVKPSVVNIASVRKVKSGGVPSPFTNDPFFRRFFGDNFGPPEKQKEFKKSGQGSGVIVDKEGYILTNNHVVRGADEIKVTLSDQREFRGKVIGADPKTDLAVIKIDSDNLPVIAMGDSDRLKVGETVLAVGNPYGLSHTVTSGIVSATGRANVGIADYEDFIQTDAPINPGNSGGALVNIKGELIGINTAIFSTTGGYQGIGFSIPSNMAKNVMESLIAHGKVVRGWLGVTIQPLTQELVRQFHLKDDKGVLVGDVNEESPAQKAGILRGDVIIEYDGRKVDGVVGLRNMVAGTVPEREVRIQLLRDGKPQAVEVRITEMSAEPQKLAGTFENQLKGVVVRDLTPSMKKTLDIPNRINGVLIADIADESPADDMLRKNDVIMEINRTGIADTREYERALSKIRSDENILLLVFRQNSTFYVTLSSQ
- a CDS encoding PilZ domain-containing protein — protein: MTSFYTNKYERAFLDCRIEYVFDMQCGDTYEGIIDNISEAGFCLVTQTPLHEGQEITIRSILYFPSQTAVVCWVTQDENDCYRAGMKFI